Sequence from the Ereboglobus luteus genome:
AGTCACCCAAAATCATCAACCCCGTCATCGAGCGCCTAAAGCTCAACGAAAAACTCGCCGCCGTGCTCGAAATCCCCGGGCCGCTCCCCGTTGATTTCACCTACGATTACCTCATCAAAAAACGCATCGTCTCCGTCGAGTCGCCAAAAACATCCTCCATTGTTGAAATCACAATCGACACCCGCGACCCGGCGCTCTCCGCCGCCATCGCCAATGAGATAGTCGGCGTTTATACCGAAGATCGGATCAACCTCGCCACCGCCGCGCAAAAAGCCGACCTCGCCGAACTCAACAACCAGCTCGCCGCGCAGGAAAAAATCGTCATCGCCCAGCGCGACACCGTCGAACGCCTCCGCGCGGAACTCAGCATCTCCGGCATCGACCTCACGAATCCGCGCAACAACAGCATGGAAATCGAACGCCTCCGCCAAATGCAAAGCACGCTCGTCGCGCTCACCGTGGACGCCAACAGTCTCAAAACCCGCTACGAAAGCTTCCGCGACATTCCGCCCGACAAACGCCTCTCGCTCGTCAACGCGCAACTCATCGAGGACCCCGGCACCCAGCGCCTCCAGCAAATCTACCTCGAGGCCGAGCAAAACGTCACCAAGCTTTCCGCCCGCCTCGGCGAGGCGCACCCCGAGATGATCGTCGCCCGCGAAAATCTTTCGAAAATCAAAACCCAGCTCGAGGCGCAACTCACCGGCTACGAGTTCACGCTCAAAAGCAAGGCCGAGGAAGCCGAGGCGCGCGTCACCGAGCTCAAGAAACAGCTCGAGGAAGCCAAGGCGTCCCAAATTGAAAACGCCTCCAAGCGCATGCGCCCGTTCGAGGAAGCCATGCAAAAACTCGACGAGGCCACGCGCCTCTACACCACCTTCAAGCTCACCCTGCGCCAGCGCGAAATCGACTACAACCAGCCCAAGCGCCCCGTCGAAATCCTCAGCAAGGCCGAACCCAAGCTCGAGCCTGAGCGCCCCAGCTGGCCGATCAACATCACCTTCGCGATCCTTTTCGGCGTCGTGCTCGGCATCGGCACCGCGCTGCTGATCGACATGTTCGACGCCAGCTTCCGCAGCGTGGCCGACGTGGAACGCCGCCTCCAGCGCCCCGTGCTCGGCGTCATTCCCTCGTCACTCACCGCGCGCAAGCCCGCCGAGGAGCCGCTCGACCCCGCGGAGGACGAACCCTTCCGCGTCCTGCAAACAAACATCACCCTCGCCCTGCGCAACAAACCCTCGCACGGCGCGCAAACGCTCGTGATGCTCTCCGCCGGCCCCGGCGAAGGCAAGTCGACCACGCTCCTCCGCCTCGCCCGCGCAATGGGCGCCGCCGGCGAGCGCGTTCTCCTCATCGACGCCGACCTGCGCCGTCCCACGCAGCACCGCCTTTTCAACGTCGCCAAGACCCCCGGCCTCGCCGACCTGCTGCAAAGCAAGGTCACGCTCGACCAATGCCGCAGCCGCAACATCGCGCCCGGACTCGACTTCATCCCCAGCGGCACGATCAGCGGTTTCACGCTCAGCCTTTTCTACGCCGACCGCCTCAAGGAAATCCTGGCCGACCTGCGCACGCAATACGACCGCATCGTGTTCGACGCGCCGCCCATAATCGGCGTGAGCGATTCCGCCGTGATCACGAGCCTGATCGACCACGTGCTCCTGCTCATCCAGTATCGCCGCAATCCGCTCAGCATGGTGCTCCGCGCGCAGCAAACCATCCTCGGACTCGACAAGGAAATCCTCGGCGTGGTGCTCAACCGCGTCCCGAAAAACGCCGGCGCGGACTATGCCTATTACAGCAAAAACTACGCGTATTACGGCTCAAAAAGCGCCCGCACCCGCGACAAGACAGCGGGCGATACAATCAATTTTTCGGAAAAGAAATAAACAGGAGTTTCTGCTGTGAGATATTGGCAGGGTGAGCCGTTCACTATCCCGGCTCACCGGGACGGTTCGCCCTACCTTCAAATAACACCGCGTTTTTATGACTGGGTGTTTTTTTCTTTTAACAACTCCCGACGCAGCCAGTCGAGCGCGGCGGTAAGGGCGCGCTGGCGGAGGGCGAGCGGCGGACCGGGATAGGTCACGGTTTTGGCCCATGCGCCATGCGGTGAATACATGCCGATGTGAACCGGGCCGCCGTGTTCGTTGCCGGCGCGCGAATTGTATTCAAATCCTGTTATCGCGAGCGCGTAGTCGGCGCCCATGCGCTCGGCGGCGCCGGTCGCCATCGCGATGGCCCCCTCGTCGCTCGCGCCGTCGTGCTGGAGCAGCACTTCCTCCGGCACGTCGATGAGCTGCATTTTCGATTCGTGCGTATGGCAGACGGCGGCGCCCGCAAAAAAATGATTCAACTCGGGAATGTCGTTGAAGCAGTTTGCGAGCATTCCGCCGGTGGCGTCCTCGGCGATGGCCAGCAGTCTCTTGTTGGCGACGAGCAGGCGCGCCACGACCCGGGGCAGTTCATCGTGGCCGACGCACAACAGATTCTCGCCGAGCTGCGCCGTGCATTCGCATGCGATGTTTTCAAGCTGCGTGCGCGAAAGCAAACCGCCGGGCGAGCTGATGCGGCAATCCACCGCGCCGGGATGCGCGCAATACGCCACGCTCAGCCTCGCGGGATCGGATGCGCCATGACTGTCAAAGACGGGCTGCAATTTTGTTTCGAGAAGCGATTCGCCGACGCCGATTGTGCGCATTTGCACATACGCCTCCTCGCCCGCGATGAAACCGAGGCGCGCGAGGCGCGGCATCACCTGCTCGGTGAACATGGGGCGCAGCTCGTTTGGAGGGCCGGGCAGCATGCAAAGCACCTTGCCATCCTGTTCGACCCAGAGGCCGGGCGCGGTGCCGTTCGGATTGTGCAAAATCTCGGCGCGCTCGGGACGCTGGGCCTGCTTGAGATTGTTCGCCGTCATGCACATCCCGAAACGTTCGAATCGCTCGCGAAGGGCGCGCTCCACATTTTCGTCGTGCACGAGTTTTTGGCCGAGTTCCCGCGCGACGGCCTCGCGCGTGCGGTCGTCGCAAGTGGGTCCGAGCCCGCCGGTCGTGATGACCACGTCGGCGGCGCGCCAGCTTTCGGCAAACTGCCGCGCGATCGCGCCGGCGTCGTCGCCCAAGGTGATGTTGCGTTGCAGCATCACACCGCGCCGGGCGAGTTGCGAACCGATGAATGTGACGTGGCTGTTGCCAACCAAGCCGAGCAGCAATTCGTCGCCAAGGGTAAGAAGTTCAAAATGTCGCATGGGAAAGACTCAAACGAACATGCTAATCGCAAACGTGGAAATCTCAAATTGCAAAAGACGATTTTGATTGGCCCCGCCAATCTCACAATTGGTCCCTGGCGAAAATACTAGCAACGCCCCATCCACGCCAACCTGCAGGCCGTCATTGCCTGATTCAACTGCGTTGCTCGGACGACAGTCATGATTAAACTAACAATCTTTCGATTGCTCCAGCTGGCTGCGCATTGCAAATAAGCGAAAAAGATTCCAGCCGGCGACAATGCACGGGCCGGAAAAAACAACAGTCGCGGCAAAACGAAAATTTTTGAGGTGCGGGCTATTAATGAGATAAAGAGGAATAATGCCAATGACCACGGCCACCATCCCAAAAAGCAAACCCGCAGCCACTATCCAAGTCAGCAAAAGCCTTCGGGCAATTCTCTGCGTAGAAACGTAAATACTGACGACGAGAGCCACAATACCATATACGGATAGAAGATAGGAAATATGCATCAACATATCAGCCTTTTGAAAAATACCCGCCCAGTAACCCGGGGAAGCATTAGCGGGACCCAAAGCGATAGCAGCAGGCACGTATAAAAACGCCCCCAAGCAGAGTATAGTCTGCAAAATAATGCGCGTTCTGCGGCACATGCATGGAGCCGGTGTAGTCATGTTTGTTTTTGGCAACCAGAATCAAAGATTACACATCCATATAAGGATGGTGAAACGGTTGGCTATCTTGATTTTTTCGGGCTTGTATTCGTTTGCGAGACATTATCTCCAATTACGAGCGCTTGGTTTGGGATTTGAATATTTGCCGGTTGAGATTTCTTTGGAATTTGGGATTTTGAGATTCGAAATTTCCCAAACAGATGCCATCAAACGCCACAGATAGCAACGAGCCCTTGGGCTTGAAGGGGAAGGTGCGCCGCCTTCCCAACAAGCCGGGCGTGTATCTGATGAAGGACCGGCTCGGGCGAATCCTTTACGTTGGCAAGGCAAAGAACCTGAAAAAGCGCGTCTCGTCGTATTTCACGCCCTCGCGCGCCGCGATGATCACACAGCCGAAAATCCGCGCGCTCATCGGCCTGATCGCCGACTTCGACACAATCGAGGTGAAATCCGAGCCCGAGGCGCTTCTGCTCGAGGGGCGCCTCATTAAACAGTGGAAGCCAAAATACAACACGGACTTCATTGACGACAAACGCTTCCTGCTCGTGCGCGTCGACCCTCGCGAGGAGCTGCCGCGCATCCGCCTCACGCGCATCCGCAAGGACTCCGTTTCGCGCTACTTCGGCCCGTTCGCGCACTCAGGCCCGCTGCGAAAAACACTCGCGCAAATGCGCCGCCAGTTCGGCGTGCTGCTCGCCGACTCGTCACCGCAAAAACTTCCCGACGGGCGCTGGCAGCTCTACGACGACATCCGCCAGGAAATCTACGGCGAGCACGCCAACATCGTCACCGCCGATGAATACCGCGCCCGTGTTGACGCCGCGTGCACGTTTCTCGAGGGCAAGTCGCGCGAATGGCTTGAAATCCTGCGCGGCGAAATGCTCGCCGCCGCCGGCAAACACAATTTCGAAAAGGCCGCCGAGTTGCGCGACATTGTTTTTGCGCTCGAAAAAACGCTCCAGCCCGCGCGCCGTTTCGAGCGCGAGCAAAGCGTGATCCACACCGACGCCGCCGCGCTCGCCTCGCTGCAAAGCGCGCTCGACCTGCCCGCGCCGCCCGC
This genomic interval carries:
- a CDS encoding excinuclease ABC subunit UvrC encodes the protein MPSNATDSNEPLGLKGKVRRLPNKPGVYLMKDRLGRILYVGKAKNLKKRVSSYFTPSRAAMITQPKIRALIGLIADFDTIEVKSEPEALLLEGRLIKQWKPKYNTDFIDDKRFLLVRVDPREELPRIRLTRIRKDSVSRYFGPFAHSGPLRKTLAQMRRQFGVLLADSSPQKLPDGRWQLYDDIRQEIYGEHANIVTADEYRARVDAACTFLEGKSREWLEILRGEMLAAAGKHNFEKAAELRDIVFALEKTLQPARRFEREQSVIHTDAAALASLQSALDLPAPPAHMECFDISHISGTFVVASCVHFTDGRPDKNNYRRFRIKSFMGNDDFRAMEEVVGRRYSRLHGEDRAFPNLIVIDGGRGQVAAALKAFVAIDIEPPAIIGLAKKHETIIFPDTRPPLNLPLTHPGLQLLQRMRDEAHRFANTYNADLRSKKIRESVLDDFPGMGEVRRAALMSHFGDIDKLRAASVERITEVDGFGEKMATDLWAFLHPEG
- a CDS encoding GumC family protein produces the protein MAYSDPVKESAPLPAFLQTLNLRKALILLILALVVITTIAVTAFLPKWYRSKASIRVLKIGTTSAVFQAQSNDYYDPYFVQDQLRTIKSPKIINPVIERLKLNEKLAAVLEIPGPLPVDFTYDYLIKKRIVSVESPKTSSIVEITIDTRDPALSAAIANEIVGVYTEDRINLATAAQKADLAELNNQLAAQEKIVIAQRDTVERLRAELSISGIDLTNPRNNSMEIERLRQMQSTLVALTVDANSLKTRYESFRDIPPDKRLSLVNAQLIEDPGTQRLQQIYLEAEQNVTKLSARLGEAHPEMIVARENLSKIKTQLEAQLTGYEFTLKSKAEEAEARVTELKKQLEEAKASQIENASKRMRPFEEAMQKLDEATRLYTTFKLTLRQREIDYNQPKRPVEILSKAEPKLEPERPSWPINITFAILFGVVLGIGTALLIDMFDASFRSVADVERRLQRPVLGVIPSSLTARKPAEEPLDPAEDEPFRVLQTNITLALRNKPSHGAQTLVMLSAGPGEGKSTTLLRLARAMGAAGERVLLIDADLRRPTQHRLFNVAKTPGLADLLQSKVTLDQCRSRNIAPGLDFIPSGTISGFTLSLFYADRLKEILADLRTQYDRIVFDAPPIIGVSDSAVITSLIDHVLLLIQYRRNPLSMVLRAQQTILGLDKEILGVVLNRVPKNAGADYAYYSKNYAYYGSKSARTRDKTAGDTINFSEKK
- a CDS encoding CinA family nicotinamide mononucleotide deamidase-related protein, translated to MRHFELLTLGDELLLGLVGNSHVTFIGSQLARRGVMLQRNITLGDDAGAIARQFAESWRAADVVITTGGLGPTCDDRTREAVARELGQKLVHDENVERALRERFERFGMCMTANNLKQAQRPERAEILHNPNGTAPGLWVEQDGKVLCMLPGPPNELRPMFTEQVMPRLARLGFIAGEEAYVQMRTIGVGESLLETKLQPVFDSHGASDPARLSVAYCAHPGAVDCRISSPGGLLSRTQLENIACECTAQLGENLLCVGHDELPRVVARLLVANKRLLAIAEDATGGMLANCFNDIPELNHFFAGAAVCHTHESKMQLIDVPEEVLLQHDGASDEGAIAMATGAAERMGADYALAITGFEYNSRAGNEHGGPVHIGMYSPHGAWAKTVTYPGPPLALRQRALTAALDWLRRELLKEKNTQS